In Gemmatimonadaceae bacterium, a single window of DNA contains:
- a CDS encoding DUF4331 family protein: MARASTWRRLGLTLGFGGLAALGVAGALRASDHQDTAEVELQQLPDINDVYAFPGRNANRVALIVTTASPVTPAQSATIGFDPDALYQIKVDRTGDAVEDLVFQLVFTGKGRNQTVSLYGPAAPTTTGKDNTLLPGRPRLTGPTNTLLGSMNGIQLQAGLFDDPFFIDLEQFFRILPDRRPLRGPLSPFPDPATSFRNPGIDFLRGFNALGIAIELPEELLLGANAPSDPVLGVWATTSK, translated from the coding sequence ATGGCACGCGCATCCACCTGGCGGCGGCTCGGGCTCACCCTGGGGTTCGGCGGACTCGCGGCGCTCGGCGTTGCCGGAGCGTTGCGGGCTTCCGATCACCAGGACACCGCGGAAGTTGAGCTGCAGCAGCTCCCCGACATCAACGACGTCTACGCCTTCCCGGGGCGCAACGCGAATCGCGTCGCGCTGATCGTCACCACCGCCTCGCCGGTGACGCCGGCGCAGTCGGCCACGATCGGCTTCGATCCGGACGCGTTGTATCAGATCAAGGTCGACCGCACCGGTGACGCGGTCGAGGATCTCGTGTTCCAGCTCGTGTTCACCGGCAAGGGACGCAATCAGACGGTGAGCCTGTACGGGCCCGCCGCGCCCACCACTACCGGCAAGGATAACACGCTGTTGCCGGGCCGTCCGCGCCTGACTGGGCCAACCAACACGCTGCTGGGATCGATGAACGGCATTCAGCTGCAAGCCGGCCTGTTCGACGACCCGTTCTTCATCGACCTGGAGCAGTTCTTCCGCATCCTGCCGGACCGGCGGCCGCTTCGTGGTCCGCTGTCGCCGTTCCCCGATCCCGCGACGTCGTTCCGCAATCCGGGCATCGACTTCCTGCGCGGGTTCAACGCGCTCGGCATCGCGATCGAGTTGCCGGAAGAGCTGCTGCTTGGCGCCAACGCCCCGAGCGATCCGGTGCTCGGCGTGTGGGCCACGACGAGCAAGTGA
- a CDS encoding PadR family transcriptional regulator, whose product MAARTDLLQGTLDLLILKTLSLEAMHGWGITLRLEQMSRQQLMINQGSLYPALERLKRQGYITSAWRTTENNRRARYYDLTAAGRRHLVAERAAWQRASGVVNAILDWAGAVT is encoded by the coding sequence GTGGCCGCTCGCACCGACCTGCTCCAGGGCACGCTGGACCTGCTCATACTCAAGACGCTGTCGCTCGAGGCCATGCACGGGTGGGGCATCACGCTGCGGCTCGAGCAGATGTCGCGCCAGCAGCTGATGATCAATCAGGGCTCGCTCTATCCGGCGCTCGAGCGGCTCAAGCGACAGGGGTACATCACCTCGGCGTGGCGCACGACCGAAAACAACCGGCGGGCGCGCTACTACGACCTGACAGCCGCCGGTCGCCGGCACCTGGTCGCCGAGCGCGCGGCGTGGCAGCGCGCGTCGGGTGTGGTCAACGCCATCCTCGACTGGGCCGGAGCCGTCACATGA
- a CDS encoding DUF4331 family protein — MRMINLRGLAAIATVLLAACDRETMATGPTVEPQAAVTTARVYHQLERLGNPLVSEVTVVKARHHLYNMGQPSADVAAFTGDVSGFVTGVAGRDAAYAGAIAGALLPDMLLLYPKRDGKPVFWLSWVFGGYGGRSLSDDVVDIGLGAIFGTLLGNPNNVTPGLVSDNVPVNDSPFGTTFPYLAAAH, encoded by the coding sequence ATGCGAATGATCAACCTGCGCGGCCTGGCGGCGATCGCCACGGTGCTGCTCGCCGCCTGCGATCGCGAGACCATGGCCACGGGACCGACCGTGGAGCCCCAGGCCGCGGTGACCACCGCGCGCGTCTACCACCAGCTCGAGCGACTGGGCAATCCGCTGGTGAGCGAGGTGACGGTGGTGAAGGCGCGCCACCATCTCTACAACATGGGACAGCCGAGTGCCGATGTTGCGGCGTTCACCGGAGACGTATCCGGGTTCGTCACGGGCGTCGCGGGCCGCGATGCCGCGTATGCGGGCGCGATCGCCGGGGCGCTGTTGCCCGACATGCTCCTGCTCTATCCCAAGCGCGACGGCAAGCCGGTCTTCTGGCTGAGCTGGGTGTTCGGCGGCTACGGCGGCCGCTCGCTGAGCGACGACGTGGTCGACATCGGCCTCGGCGCGATCTTTGGCACGCTGCTGGGCAATCCGAACAACGTCACGCCTGGGCTGGTGAGCGACAACGTGCCGGTGAACGATTCGCCGTTCGGCACGACGTTCCCCTATCTCGCTGCGGCTCACTAG
- a CDS encoding RsmD family RNA methyltransferase produces the protein MRIVGGRFAGRDLTSPNDFRVRPTAEHVRAAWMDLLAADLPGARVLDLFAGTGALGLEAISRGASRADFVESRPASLHALKANVVALRLRDVTRVFKRDALPFAAALERDAYDVAFVDPPYESRMLDRVIAHWLDTGFASVLTVEHARRHVLPAGGAVAAFDETLVTTYRRP, from the coding sequence ATGAGGATCGTCGGCGGACGCTTTGCCGGGCGCGACCTCACCTCGCCCAACGACTTTCGCGTGCGGCCCACCGCCGAACACGTGCGCGCGGCCTGGATGGACCTCCTGGCCGCCGACCTTCCCGGCGCGCGCGTGCTCGACCTGTTCGCCGGCACTGGCGCGCTTGGCCTCGAAGCGATCTCGCGCGGGGCCAGCCGAGCCGACTTCGTGGAATCACGACCGGCGAGCCTGCACGCGCTCAAGGCCAACGTGGTCGCGCTGCGGCTGCGCGACGTGACCCGCGTGTTCAAGCGCGATGCCCTCCCCTTCGCGGCCGCGCTCGAGCGCGATGCGTACGACGTTGCGTTCGTCGATCCGCCCTACGAGTCGCGCATGCTCGACCGCGTGATCGCGCACTGGCTCGACACCGGCTTTGCCAGCGTGCTGACGGTCGAGCACGCCAGGCGACACGTGCTCCCCGCCGGCGGCGCGGTCGCCGCGTTCGATGAAACGCTCGTCACGACGTACCGCCGACCCTGA
- a CDS encoding DMT family transporter: MSAPVGVRARPISPGIRAMAIGAFWFSIMGLLVKVAGQRMPAMQIILFRTVVTLVLSYAAVRRARVRPMLGTQRGLLLLRGLFGTLGLFGFYHSLVNNPLAEANLLQYTNPVFATLIAGIWLRERVGRAELGSMALALVGVICITRPAALFGTSATALLPVNVLIGLAGAFFSGSAYAVVRRIGSSEPPSVVVLYLPLVAVPASLLLSSGQWTMPGPLDWALLIGAGTTTQIAQTYMTRGLQLETAARATTTGYLQVVFAGVWGAILLGELPGAWTLLGAALIIGSAVALVFSSQATEGS; encoded by the coding sequence GTGAGCGCCCCCGTGGGTGTGCGGGCACGCCCGATCTCGCCCGGCATACGCGCCATGGCCATCGGGGCCTTCTGGTTCTCGATCATGGGGCTCCTGGTCAAGGTGGCCGGCCAGCGGATGCCGGCGATGCAGATCATCCTGTTTCGCACCGTGGTCACGCTGGTGTTGAGCTATGCCGCGGTGCGGCGGGCACGCGTGCGACCGATGCTGGGCACGCAGCGCGGCCTCTTGCTCCTCCGTGGCCTGTTCGGGACGCTCGGGCTCTTTGGATTCTACCACTCGCTGGTCAACAATCCGTTGGCCGAAGCCAACCTGCTGCAGTACACCAACCCGGTTTTCGCCACGCTCATTGCGGGCATCTGGCTCCGGGAACGGGTGGGGCGGGCCGAACTGGGGAGCATGGCGCTGGCGCTCGTTGGCGTCATCTGCATCACGCGACCGGCTGCTCTCTTCGGTACGTCGGCGACCGCGCTGCTACCGGTGAACGTCCTGATCGGCCTTGCCGGTGCCTTCTTCAGTGGCAGCGCCTACGCGGTGGTGCGCCGCATCGGTTCGAGCGAACCGCCGAGCGTCGTCGTGCTCTATCTGCCGCTGGTGGCCGTGCCGGCGTCGCTGCTCCTGTCCAGCGGGCAATGGACGATGCCCGGGCCGCTGGACTGGGCGTTGCTCATCGGCGCCGGTACGACCACGCAGATCGCGCAAACGTACATGACGCGCGGCCTGCAACTCGAAACCGCTGCGCGTGCCACGACGACCGGCTACCTGCAGGTGGTCTTTGCCGGTGTGTGGGGCGCGATCCTGCTCGGCGAACTGCCAGGCGCCTGGACGCTGCTTGGCGCGGCACTGATCATCGGCAGTGCGGTGGCGCTGGTGTTCAGCAGCCAGGCGACCGAGGGGTCATGA
- a CDS encoding cation:proton antiporter, giving the protein MHDIPILRDLVILVMVAVPVVLLAHRLRVPSLVGFLITGVAIGPNAFGLVSQLDSVNTLAEVGSVLLLFAIGLELSLSKVVKMGGVVLRGGAAQLVLTVGTFMGIWMLFGANPQRALLYGILVALSSTAIVLKVYADRGELDSAHGRIAIAILLFQDLCVVPLMLLMPILAGSQQGGGAAVRGIALTAVVALAIIGVGRSAVPWVLHRVVRQRNSELFTLTVLAIGLGAAFLTQSFGMSLALGAFLAGLIIAESEYGLQALSDVLPFRDAFSGIFFTSVGMLLDVRFFASHALAVTGFALSIVVLKTGINYLVVRYVRRSQRVGVLAGIGLAEVGEFSFVLASSAVTLGLLASDDYQVFLGASILTMLAAPFLTGAAPAIADWIFRFRAMPTMEFATREARAVRPLADHVIIVGYGLNGRNVARALRRAGIAYAVIESNGQVVRQARLDREMVIFGDGTRGEVLDRVGVARARVVVFCLAAANDERRAVAVARHLNPDVHIVSRTRYVSEIAELQRLGADEVVPEEFETSLEIFARVLRRYDVPDEKIRETAAAARRDHYDMLRHRGATHTPVDEVLGRAHRAAIDA; this is encoded by the coding sequence ATGCATGACATCCCCATCCTCCGGGACCTCGTCATCCTCGTGATGGTCGCGGTCCCGGTGGTGCTGCTCGCTCACCGCCTGCGCGTCCCATCGCTCGTCGGGTTCCTGATCACCGGCGTGGCGATCGGCCCCAATGCGTTCGGCCTCGTCTCCCAGCTCGACTCGGTCAACACGCTCGCCGAGGTGGGCTCGGTGCTGCTGCTGTTCGCGATCGGGCTCGAACTGTCGCTCTCCAAGGTCGTGAAGATGGGTGGCGTGGTGCTGCGGGGCGGCGCCGCACAGCTCGTGCTCACCGTCGGCACGTTCATGGGCATCTGGATGCTGTTCGGCGCGAACCCGCAGCGCGCGCTGCTGTACGGCATCCTCGTGGCCCTCTCGTCGACGGCCATCGTGCTCAAGGTCTACGCCGATCGGGGCGAGCTGGACAGCGCGCACGGCCGCATCGCGATCGCGATCCTGCTGTTCCAGGATCTGTGCGTGGTGCCGCTGATGTTGCTCATGCCGATCCTTGCCGGCTCGCAGCAAGGCGGTGGTGCGGCGGTCCGGGGCATTGCACTCACGGCCGTGGTCGCGCTCGCGATCATCGGCGTGGGGCGGTCGGCGGTCCCGTGGGTGCTGCACCGGGTCGTCCGCCAGCGGAACAGCGAACTCTTCACGCTCACGGTGCTGGCCATCGGGCTCGGCGCCGCGTTCCTCACGCAGTCGTTCGGCATGTCGCTCGCGCTCGGCGCCTTTCTCGCGGGGCTCATCATCGCCGAGTCGGAATACGGGCTGCAGGCGCTGAGCGACGTGCTGCCGTTCCGCGACGCGTTCAGCGGCATCTTCTTCACGTCGGTCGGGATGCTGCTCGACGTGCGCTTCTTCGCGTCGCACGCCCTGGCGGTCACCGGTTTTGCGCTCAGCATCGTGGTGCTCAAGACGGGCATCAACTATCTGGTCGTGCGCTACGTGCGGCGCTCGCAGCGCGTCGGCGTCCTGGCGGGGATCGGGCTTGCCGAGGTTGGCGAGTTTTCGTTCGTGCTGGCCAGCAGCGCCGTCACGCTCGGCTTGCTGGCCAGCGATGACTACCAGGTCTTCCTCGGCGCGTCGATCCTCACGATGCTGGCCGCGCCGTTTCTCACCGGAGCCGCGCCGGCGATCGCTGACTGGATTTTCCGGTTCCGGGCCATGCCGACGATGGAGTTCGCGACGCGTGAGGCGAGGGCGGTGCGTCCGCTTGCCGACCACGTCATCATCGTTGGCTACGGCCTCAACGGTCGCAACGTGGCGCGGGCGCTGCGTCGGGCGGGCATCGCGTACGCCGTCATCGAGTCGAACGGGCAGGTCGTGCGGCAGGCGCGCCTCGATCGCGAGATGGTGATCTTTGGCGACGGGACGCGCGGCGAGGTGCTCGACCGGGTCGGCGTGGCGCGGGCGCGTGTGGTGGTGTTCTGCCTCGCCGCGGCCAACGACGAGCGGCGCGCGGTCGCGGTGGCGCGTCACCTCAATCCGGACGTGCACATCGTATCCCGCACGCGCTACGTCTCCGAGATCGCCGAGCTGCAGCGGCTCGGCGCCGATGAAGTGGTGCCGGAGGAGTTCGAGACGTCGCTCGAGATCTTCGCCCGCGTGCTGCGTCGCTACGACGTGCCCGACGAGAAGATCCGGGAGACCGCGGCCGCCGCGCGGCGCGATCACTACGACATGCTGCGCCATCGTGGTGCGACGCACACCCCGGTGGACGAGGTGCTCGGTCGAGCCCATCGGGCCGCTATCGACGCCTAG
- a CDS encoding ABC transporter permease: MTFIAAIARRLGALFDRRRADREFDEEAQFHLDMLSQRLEREGAAPHEARRRARAHFGGVRGLGDDMREARGTLFIDDLARDVRFGVRQLLAHPVFTAVVTVTLALGIGATSAIFSVVDHVLLRPAAFAEPERLVMLWGTDSASGTTREPIAWPDLVDFRARSRTITSAAAIIGAQASLAIAGAEPSRATIVAATSNTFQTLGVRPLIGRAFTDAEDVPGGPAVALIGESLWRVRFGADAGVIGRTILVDEAQTQIIGVVPDGADFGIDQMNQRAAYHQPYTPAGPVDLWVPVQGDPQRYPRSTHPLLAFGRLAPGATVVTAQSDLGAIAAELERTYPENAARGVHVESFDDVVLGPSRPLLNVLLAAVALLLVVATVNVANLLLARGTARVREVALRGALGASSVRLTRQFIAEGAVLVGLGTMAGLGAAWFVLRLLRTYGPADVPRLDGASLDWRAVALTFLVGAVVGLIFGLVPVVSAFRSDTMAVLKGEGNATGMSRGGVRLRDGLVVVQLTLCVALAICASLVTRSFAQVMRIDPGFTSAGVLKAQYVLPSARYPRDFAQFPRFVEITQFTDRLLAQAAAIPGVQSAAIAAAHPLDAGFTNSWRVVGREAEASGWPEISLRLVSPGYFETMGLARTSGRGFGAGDDASGPAVALINETAARRFFGGADPVGQEIEFWGIRRRVVGVVADERIHGLTTAAPPAAYVPLAQIPSATGVLLVRTRGDVSTLAAPVRGAIAAIDPQLAVFGIEPFSATLADTLAQRKFAMFVLGAFALVTIVLAVVGVHGVVSYAAVQRTREIGIRQALGATRLEVIGLVLRGTALLALVGVAAGVAAAAAGSGVLASLLYGVSRFDPLTFVVVPLAVAGVALLSSWLPARRAAVTSPLVAIRS, encoded by the coding sequence ATGACCTTCATCGCCGCCATCGCGCGCCGCTTGGGCGCGCTGTTCGACCGCCGCCGCGCGGATCGGGAGTTCGACGAGGAAGCGCAGTTCCACCTCGACATGTTGTCGCAGCGCCTCGAACGCGAAGGCGCGGCCCCTCACGAAGCCCGCCGTCGGGCGCGGGCGCACTTTGGCGGCGTACGCGGGCTGGGGGACGACATGCGTGAGGCGCGCGGCACGCTGTTCATCGACGACCTTGCGCGCGACGTGCGCTTTGGCGTGCGCCAGCTCCTCGCGCACCCGGTGTTCACGGCGGTCGTCACCGTGACGCTTGCGCTCGGGATCGGCGCGACGAGCGCGATCTTCAGCGTCGTCGACCACGTGCTGCTCCGGCCGGCGGCGTTCGCGGAGCCCGAGCGGCTCGTCATGCTCTGGGGCACCGACTCGGCGAGCGGTACCACGCGCGAGCCCATCGCCTGGCCCGACCTCGTCGACTTCCGCGCGCGATCGCGTACGATCACGTCGGCCGCCGCGATCATCGGCGCGCAGGCCAGCCTGGCGATCGCAGGGGCGGAGCCATCGCGCGCCACGATCGTCGCCGCCACGAGCAACACGTTTCAGACGCTTGGAGTCCGTCCGCTCATCGGCCGCGCCTTTACCGACGCCGAAGACGTGCCGGGCGGGCCTGCCGTTGCCCTGATCGGAGAGTCGCTCTGGCGTGTGCGGTTCGGCGCCGACGCGGGAGTCATTGGTCGCACGATCCTGGTCGATGAGGCGCAGACGCAGATCATCGGCGTGGTCCCCGACGGCGCGGACTTCGGCATCGATCAAATGAACCAGCGTGCGGCGTACCATCAACCGTACACGCCGGCGGGGCCGGTGGACCTCTGGGTGCCGGTGCAGGGCGACCCGCAGCGCTACCCGCGCTCCACGCATCCGCTGCTGGCCTTTGGCCGGCTCGCGCCGGGAGCCACGGTCGTCACGGCGCAGTCGGACCTGGGCGCCATCGCGGCCGAACTGGAACGTACCTACCCGGAGAATGCCGCGCGCGGCGTTCACGTGGAGTCCTTCGATGACGTGGTCCTCGGCCCGAGTCGCCCGTTGCTCAACGTGCTTCTGGCCGCGGTGGCGCTGCTGCTGGTAGTGGCGACGGTGAACGTCGCAAACCTCCTGCTCGCCCGGGGCACGGCGCGCGTGCGCGAAGTTGCGCTGCGCGGTGCCCTTGGGGCCTCCTCCGTGCGCCTGACGAGGCAGTTCATCGCCGAGGGTGCCGTGCTGGTGGGCCTTGGCACGATGGCCGGACTGGGTGCGGCGTGGTTCGTATTGCGGCTGCTGCGCACGTACGGGCCCGCCGATGTGCCGCGCCTCGATGGCGCCTCGCTCGACTGGCGAGCCGTGGCGCTCACGTTCCTCGTGGGTGCCGTCGTGGGGCTCATCTTCGGCCTGGTGCCCGTCGTGTCGGCGTTTCGCAGCGACACGATGGCGGTGCTCAAGGGTGAAGGGAACGCGACGGGCATGTCGCGCGGCGGCGTTCGGCTTCGTGACGGCCTGGTGGTGGTGCAGCTCACGCTGTGCGTTGCGCTCGCCATCTGCGCCAGCCTGGTGACGCGGAGCTTTGCGCAGGTGATGCGGATCGACCCCGGATTCACGAGCGCTGGCGTGCTCAAGGCGCAATACGTGTTGCCAAGCGCGCGCTATCCGCGCGATTTCGCGCAGTTCCCGCGGTTCGTGGAGATCACGCAGTTCACCGATCGACTGCTGGCGCAGGCGGCGGCGATCCCCGGTGTGCAGTCTGCGGCCATCGCCGCGGCCCATCCGCTCGACGCCGGTTTCACCAACTCATGGCGCGTGGTCGGGCGCGAGGCCGAAGCCAGCGGATGGCCGGAGATTTCGCTGCGGCTGGTTTCGCCGGGCTACTTCGAGACGATGGGACTGGCGCGCACATCGGGCCGCGGCTTTGGCGCGGGCGACGACGCGAGCGGGCCAGCGGTGGCGCTGATCAACGAGACGGCGGCGCGGCGCTTCTTTGGCGGCGCTGATCCGGTGGGCCAGGAGATCGAGTTCTGGGGCATCCGGCGACGCGTCGTGGGGGTCGTGGCCGACGAGCGGATCCACGGCCTGACGACGGCGGCGCCGCCGGCGGCGTACGTGCCGCTCGCGCAGATCCCGAGCGCGACCGGCGTCCTCCTCGTGCGCACGAGGGGAGACGTATCGACCCTCGCCGCGCCGGTACGGGGCGCGATCGCGGCCATCGATCCACAGCTCGCGGTGTTCGGCATCGAGCCGTTCAGCGCGACGCTGGCCGACACGCTCGCCCAGCGAAAGTTCGCGATGTTCGTGCTCGGTGCGTTTGCGCTGGTGACGATCGTGCTGGCGGTGGTCGGGGTACACGGCGTGGTGAGCTACGCGGCCGTGCAGCGCACGCGGGAGATCGGCATCCGGCAGGCGTTAGGCGCCACCCGTCTCGAGGTGATCGGGCTCGTGTTGCGCGGGACGGCGCTGCTGGCACTGGTCGGCGTGGCCGCTGGCGTCGCGGCCGCGGCGGCGGGCTCCGGCGTGCTCGCCAGCCTCCTCTATGGTGTGTCGCGCTTCGATCCGCTCACGTTCGTGGTGGTTCCGCTTGCCGTCGCCGGCGTGGCGCTCCTGTCGTCGTGGCTCCCGGCACGCCGTGCGGCCGTGACCTCCCCACTGGTGGCCATCCGCAGCTGA
- a CDS encoding ATP-dependent DNA helicase RecQ codes for MRGATIDLTDLEAALHRLGHDAFRPGQREAIETILTQRRLLLIAPTGGGKSLTFQLPAMVLGGTTLVVSPLVSLMHDQVAALEARGVSATFLAATLNADEVRRRMSALARGAFSLAYVAPERLAFPGFRALARDLECPLLAIDEAHCISEWGHDFRPDYLQIGDLVADLPEARVLACTATATPIVRDEIVARLGLPADTPQLIRGFARPNLGLRVHDTRTAGDVARVVDAALREALGAPDAGRGTAIVYAPTRKQTEEECARLEGAGWRAAAYHAGLDGAARTRAQSSFRDGALDVIVATNAFGMGIDRPDVRAVIHLAPPGSIEAYYQEVGRAGRDGAPATGVLCTGPGDLPLRRRLLELPTDGVPPDPARVQHRWGLFLELMRWAEGGTCRHDAILRYFGDEAETLSGCGRCDACTALDEPDADAETVATAVRKALSAVARMHGRFGLQAAVKLLAGARDPRLERSGLQDTRTFGAMRDRNEDWLLKLLRRCVSAGWVDFTTGDRPVVLLTPAGKAVLFGSGPIRFLLPPDTPVSSSAIRTGSRTRRAAPATELDPASTSMFEALRARRLELARAEHVPPYVIASDRTLRELAEARPRTLRQLDGIYGIGPAKAARYGEQLLAVIRRGE; via the coding sequence ATGCGCGGCGCGACGATCGACCTGACGGACCTCGAGGCAGCCCTCCATCGGCTGGGCCACGACGCCTTTCGTCCCGGCCAGCGCGAGGCCATCGAGACGATCCTCACCCAACGCCGCCTGCTGCTCATCGCGCCCACCGGCGGCGGCAAGAGCCTGACATTTCAGCTCCCGGCGATGGTGCTCGGTGGCACGACCCTCGTGGTCTCGCCGCTCGTTTCGCTCATGCACGACCAGGTGGCTGCGCTCGAGGCTCGCGGCGTCAGCGCCACGTTCCTCGCCGCGACACTCAATGCCGACGAGGTACGTCGGCGCATGTCGGCCCTCGCCCGCGGCGCCTTTTCGCTCGCCTACGTCGCCCCTGAGCGCCTCGCCTTTCCCGGCTTTCGCGCGCTCGCACGAGATCTGGAGTGTCCGCTGCTCGCCATCGACGAAGCGCACTGTATCTCCGAGTGGGGTCACGACTTTCGGCCGGACTATCTGCAGATCGGTGACCTCGTCGCCGACCTGCCGGAGGCGCGGGTGCTCGCGTGCACCGCTACCGCCACACCCATCGTGCGCGACGAAATCGTTGCTCGGCTCGGTCTTCCCGCCGACACGCCGCAGCTCATCCGCGGTTTTGCGCGGCCCAACCTCGGACTGCGGGTCCACGATACGCGCACCGCCGGCGACGTCGCGCGCGTCGTCGACGCCGCGTTGCGCGAAGCACTCGGCGCGCCGGACGCGGGGCGCGGCACCGCCATCGTGTACGCACCGACCCGCAAGCAGACCGAGGAGGAATGCGCGCGCCTCGAAGGCGCGGGCTGGCGCGCAGCGGCGTACCACGCAGGCCTCGATGGCGCGGCACGCACCCGCGCACAGTCGAGCTTTCGTGATGGCGCTCTCGATGTGATCGTCGCCACGAACGCCTTCGGCATGGGGATCGACCGACCGGACGTGCGCGCGGTGATCCATCTCGCGCCGCCGGGATCCATCGAGGCGTACTACCAGGAGGTCGGCCGAGCCGGTCGCGACGGCGCCCCGGCGACCGGCGTGCTGTGTACCGGTCCCGGCGACCTGCCCTTGCGCCGCCGGCTCCTCGAACTGCCTACCGACGGCGTGCCGCCGGATCCGGCGCGCGTGCAGCATCGGTGGGGGCTCTTTCTCGAACTCATGCGCTGGGCCGAAGGCGGCACCTGCCGTCACGATGCGATCCTGCGCTACTTCGGCGATGAGGCCGAAACACTATCCGGCTGCGGTCGTTGCGATGCGTGTACCGCGCTCGACGAACCGGACGCCGACGCAGAGACGGTCGCCACGGCGGTGCGCAAGGCGCTGAGCGCGGTGGCCCGCATGCACGGCCGCTTTGGCCTCCAGGCGGCGGTCAAGCTGTTGGCCGGCGCACGCGATCCGCGGTTGGAGCGATCGGGACTCCAGGACACGCGCACCTTTGGCGCCATGCGCGATCGCAACGAAGACTGGCTGCTCAAGCTGCTGCGGCGCTGTGTCTCTGCGGGCTGGGTCGACTTCACCACCGGCGACCGCCCCGTCGTCCTGCTGACGCCCGCTGGCAAGGCGGTGCTGTTCGGCAGCGGCCCGATCCGGTTCTTGCTTCCGCCGGACACACCGGTGTCGTCGTCGGCGATACGGACGGGCAGTCGGACTCGCCGCGCCGCACCCGCGACGGAGCTGGATCCGGCCAGCACGTCGATGTTCGAAGCGTTGCGCGCTCGGCGGCTCGAGCTGGCGCGCGCCGAGCACGTGCCGCCCTACGTGATCGCCAGCGATCGCACGCTGCGCGAACTGGCCGAAGCGCGCCCGCGTACCCTGCGACAGCTCGACGGGATCTACGGGATCGGCCCGGCCAAGGCCGCGCGCTACGGCGAGCAGCTGCTGGCCGTGATCCGGCGCGGCGAGTAG
- a CDS encoding GGDEF domain-containing protein, with translation MPSLSPEVVTRIHGARPGLGARWRRFWEPPERFLLDAGHAGEMLIARIRVILTAILLLIPIANVLLTPAERAQHVTGLSINITAFVLAIVVYIMVARDQRQRWLPLATSLFDVTLISTANLSFAFVTDPHVVVNSKVTFDTYFLALGATALRFDKRVALVTGLMCMLQFSAVVAFVAFTYPLDQATPAGAYGVFLWSDQVSRLILLGVATLLNVYIVRGIQKQRELSNADPLTGVFNRRFFDDYIPSEIARAARFGGRMAVAMIDVDFFKQFNDRFGHAAGDVALRNVANAMQLSVRRSDLVARYGGEEFVVLLRETDPEQALDRTERIRQAIQSAPHEIGDARPVHITVSAGVATWPEDGATVGDLMATADRRLFEAKNDGRNRVVGPPGLARPAAD, from the coding sequence GTGCCCTCGCTCTCTCCAGAAGTCGTCACTCGCATCCACGGCGCCCGCCCCGGACTCGGGGCGCGATGGCGCCGGTTCTGGGAGCCGCCGGAGCGCTTTCTCCTCGATGCGGGTCATGCCGGCGAGATGCTCATCGCGCGTATCCGCGTGATCCTGACCGCCATCCTGCTCCTCATCCCGATCGCGAACGTGCTGCTCACGCCCGCCGAACGCGCACAGCACGTCACCGGGCTCTCGATCAACATCACCGCGTTCGTGCTCGCGATCGTCGTCTACATCATGGTTGCGCGCGATCAGCGGCAGCGGTGGCTCCCGCTCGCCACGTCGCTGTTCGACGTGACGCTGATCTCCACCGCGAATCTCTCCTTCGCCTTCGTCACCGATCCGCACGTCGTCGTCAACAGCAAGGTCACCTTCGACACCTACTTCCTCGCGCTCGGCGCCACCGCGCTCCGCTTCGACAAGCGTGTCGCGCTCGTCACCGGCCTGATGTGCATGCTGCAGTTCTCGGCGGTCGTTGCGTTCGTGGCCTTCACCTACCCCCTCGATCAAGCGACGCCGGCCGGCGCGTACGGCGTGTTTCTGTGGTCCGACCAGGTGTCCAGGCTCATCCTGCTCGGCGTGGCCACGCTGCTCAACGTCTACATCGTGCGCGGCATCCAGAAGCAGCGCGAGCTGTCGAACGCCGATCCGCTCACCGGCGTGTTCAACCGGCGATTCTTCGACGACTACATCCCCAGCGAAATCGCCCGCGCCGCGAGGTTCGGCGGTCGGATGGCCGTGGCAATGATCGACGTCGATTTCTTCAAGCAGTTCAACGATCGCTTTGGACACGCGGCCGGCGACGTGGCCCTGCGGAACGTCGCGAATGCCATGCAGCTCTCGGTGCGGCGCAGCGATCTCGTGGCCCGGTACGGCGGCGAGGAGTTCGTGGTGCTACTCCGCGAGACCGATCCGGAGCAGGCACTCGATCGCACCGAACGCATCCGGCAGGCGATTCAGTCCGCGCCCCACGAGATCGGTGACGCGCGACCGGTGCACATCACCGTGAGCGCCGGCGTCGCGACCTGGCCCGAAGACGGCGCGACGGTGGGCGACCTCATGGCGACGGCCGATCGGCGGCTCTTCGAAGCCAAGAACGACGGACGCAACCGCGTCGTCGGTCCACCGGGGCTCGCGCGCCCCGCCGCCGACTGA